A single Candidatus Polarisedimenticolia bacterium DNA region contains:
- a CDS encoding trypsin-like peptidase domain-containing protein: MSRLLFRCAVVVAVLVLLSGAQGFAQGKLKVGEVRPYRAETPHPYPLGTEARPVVWTDTVISPGAEFVRVHFKNVNLAPGDYLTVSSPDSLQTWTYTGRGPHNDGAIWAFAVDGDTAVVRIHGGRGAGHGYEIDAVGHGTVGLGPKNGPIPEVVCGTDGRENIACHPEASAAANPTARLLFASGGSMFLCTGELIAGSNSSTLITNNHCISTQTETSSLQAKFNYQKTTCTGNTDAPTTDYAGGTFLKTNTEKRRGNKGGLDYTLLTLQGNPEATWGEIQGTTKSVAINDLIWFIQHGGGNQKKIGYWEDSAHTTSCHVNTINATYGQSATGSQTGYACDSEGGSSGSAITDPNTSHAIALHHYGGVSSNPCLNSGTAFSRICADAGSLLSCASN; encoded by the coding sequence ATGAGCCGCCTGCTCTTCCGCTGTGCCGTCGTGGTCGCAGTCCTGGTCCTTTTGTCCGGCGCCCAGGGGTTCGCGCAAGGGAAGCTCAAGGTCGGAGAGGTGCGGCCGTATCGCGCCGAGACGCCCCATCCGTACCCGCTTGGAACGGAAGCCCGCCCCGTCGTCTGGACCGACACCGTGATCTCCCCGGGCGCCGAGTTCGTCCGCGTGCACTTCAAGAACGTGAACCTCGCTCCGGGGGACTACCTGACGGTTTCGAGCCCGGACAGCCTGCAGACCTGGACCTATACCGGCCGCGGACCGCACAACGACGGCGCCATCTGGGCGTTCGCCGTCGACGGCGACACGGCGGTGGTCAGGATCCACGGCGGCCGCGGCGCCGGCCACGGCTACGAGATTGACGCCGTCGGCCACGGCACGGTCGGGCTGGGACCGAAGAACGGCCCGATCCCGGAGGTGGTGTGCGGCACGGACGGCCGCGAGAACATCGCCTGCCACCCGGAGGCCAGCGCGGCCGCGAACCCGACGGCCCGTCTGCTGTTCGCCAGCGGTGGCTCCATGTTCCTCTGCACGGGCGAATTGATCGCCGGATCCAATTCGAGCACGCTGATCACCAACAATCACTGCATCAGCACCCAGACCGAAACGTCCTCGCTGCAGGCCAAGTTCAACTACCAGAAGACCACCTGCACCGGCAATACGGACGCCCCGACCACCGACTATGCAGGCGGCACGTTCCTCAAGACGAACACAGAGAAGAGGCGGGGGAACAAGGGGGGGCTCGACTACACCCTCCTGACCCTGCAGGGGAACCCCGAAGCGACCTGGGGCGAGATCCAGGGGACGACCAAGAGTGTCGCCATCAACGATCTGATCTGGTTCATCCAGCACGGCGGCGGCAACCAGAAAAAGATCGGCTACTGGGAGGACTCGGCGCACACGACGAGCTGCCATGTCAACACCATCAACGCGACGTACGGCCAGTCGGCCACCGGCAGCCAGACCGGCTACGCCTGCGACAGCGAGGGGGGCTCGTCCGGCTCGGCGATCACCGATCCGAACACCTCCCACGCCATCGCGCTGCACCACTACGGCGGCGTGAGCAGCAATCCGTGCCTGAACTCGGGCACGGCGTTTTCGAGAATCTGTGCCGACGCCGGCTCGCTCCTGAGCTGCGCCTCGAACTGA
- a CDS encoding pyridoxal phosphate-dependent aminotransferase → MFSRRLQWPYPANRLSRILEEKRARRAAVLDLTESNPTRVGLGYPEEAIAEALRDAAAPGYDPEPRGLEEARAAIAAWHAAQRGLPVDPGRIVLTAGTSEAYSYLFKLLADPGDSVLVPRPSYPLFDYLAALDGVRVAAYPLQHDADRWSLDFEALERCGTSGGPPPRAIVLVNPNNPTGSALRESERVQLQEWAGRSGRAIISDEVFLDFLDEPDGGRGAASGGRIVSILPADGGAGRDRPLQFALGGLSKSCGLPQMKLGWIVVDGPDATVGEALERLDLIADTYLSVGTPVQRAAARLLQIGESIRALIQARLRLNLGALRAAVAAVPSCRLLGRDGGWYAVVQIPAVVPEEERVVALLAEDDLLVHPGFFFDFPREAYLVLSLLPEPEAFREAVRRILARVEG, encoded by the coding sequence ATGTTCTCGCGCCGCCTGCAGTGGCCGTACCCGGCGAACCGCCTGTCGCGCATCCTCGAAGAGAAGCGGGCGCGCCGCGCGGCCGTCCTCGACCTCACCGAGTCCAATCCCACCCGCGTCGGGCTCGGCTACCCGGAGGAGGCGATCGCGGAGGCGCTCCGCGACGCCGCCGCTCCCGGCTACGACCCGGAGCCGCGAGGCCTCGAGGAGGCGCGCGCCGCGATCGCGGCGTGGCACGCGGCGCAGCGCGGGCTGCCGGTCGATCCGGGCCGCATCGTCCTGACGGCGGGCACCAGCGAGGCGTATTCGTATCTCTTCAAGCTCCTGGCCGATCCCGGCGACTCCGTCCTCGTGCCGCGCCCCAGCTACCCGCTGTTCGATTACCTCGCGGCGCTCGACGGCGTGCGGGTGGCGGCGTACCCGCTGCAGCACGACGCCGATCGCTGGTCGCTCGATTTCGAGGCCCTCGAACGGTGCGGCACGAGCGGAGGTCCGCCCCCCCGGGCCATCGTCCTGGTGAACCCGAACAACCCGACCGGCTCGGCGCTGCGCGAATCGGAGCGGGTCCAACTTCAGGAGTGGGCCGGGCGTTCCGGCCGCGCCATCATCTCGGACGAGGTGTTCCTCGATTTCCTGGACGAGCCGGACGGTGGCCGGGGCGCGGCGTCGGGTGGTCGCATCGTGTCCATCCTCCCCGCGGACGGCGGCGCGGGCCGGGACCGGCCGCTCCAGTTCGCGCTCGGCGGACTGTCGAAATCGTGCGGGCTGCCGCAGATGAAGCTCGGGTGGATCGTGGTGGACGGACCCGACGCCACGGTCGGTGAGGCCCTCGAGCGTCTCGACCTGATCGCCGACACCTACCTGTCGGTCGGCACGCCGGTGCAGCGGGCCGCGGCGCGGCTCCTCCAGATCGGCGAGTCGATCCGGGCCCTCATCCAGGCCCGGCTCCGCCTGAACCTCGGGGCGCTGCGTGCTGCGGTCGCCGCGGTTCCGTCATGCCGGCTTCTGGGGCGGGACGGCGGCTGGTACGCGGTCGTCCAGATACCGGCGGTCGTTCCGGAGGAGGAACGGGTCGTCGCCCTCCTGGCGGAGGACGACTTGCTGGTGCACCCGGGCTTCTTCTTCGACTTTCCGAGGGAGGCGTACCTGGTGCTGAGCCTTCTCCCCGAACCGGAAGCGTTCCGGGAGGCGGTCCGTCGCATCCTCGCCCGCGTCGAGGGCTGA
- a CDS encoding aromatic ring-hydroxylating dioxygenase subunit alpha, producing the protein MANALDSRTPGTDTIRGGAAQVWAAGPVPLSPAEVERELASVRRPLQEASTLPARFYHDPAIYALELQAMFSRMWLCVGREEDIGKPGDYLTRTVGDESVVVVRDAGGAVNAFHNVCRHRGSRLLSEPSGSGLKHVQCPYHAWTYGLDGALRVAPHMEDARDFDKAKFGLNRVRLERWDGFLFINFSNEGPGLMEFLGDMGTKFARYGMGGLRRGKRIDYTVATNWKMLAENYSECYHCALIHPELNKVSHYTSGETDLVNQATVGGWMDLRKDEYQTMSLSGKSNRPPFKGITPEDHRRIHYYIVYPNMLLSLHPDYVMTHTIWPDGTGRSEIVCEFLFDRDEVAKPGFDPSDAVDFWDLTNRQDWKVCELAYKGTQSGGYTKGRLSSLEWMVHIFDNFVADRLAGRTEPTLRRTGS; encoded by the coding sequence ATGGCCAACGCTCTCGACAGCAGGACCCCTGGCACGGACACGATTCGTGGTGGCGCGGCGCAGGTGTGGGCCGCCGGCCCGGTGCCGTTGAGTCCCGCCGAGGTCGAGCGCGAGCTCGCCTCCGTCCGCCGGCCGCTCCAGGAGGCCTCCACCCTCCCCGCCCGCTTCTACCACGACCCGGCCATCTACGCGCTGGAGCTGCAGGCCATGTTCTCCAGGATGTGGCTGTGCGTCGGGCGCGAGGAGGACATCGGGAAGCCGGGGGACTACCTGACCCGCACGGTCGGCGACGAGAGCGTCGTCGTGGTGCGCGACGCGGGCGGCGCCGTCAACGCCTTCCACAACGTCTGCCGGCACCGCGGCTCGCGCCTGCTCTCGGAGCCCTCGGGATCCGGACTGAAGCACGTGCAGTGCCCGTACCACGCCTGGACGTACGGCCTTGACGGCGCGCTGCGCGTGGCGCCGCACATGGAGGACGCCCGCGATTTCGACAAGGCGAAATTCGGCCTGAATCGCGTGCGGCTCGAGCGCTGGGACGGCTTCCTGTTCATCAACTTCTCGAACGAGGGGCCCGGCCTGATGGAGTTCCTGGGCGACATGGGGACCAAGTTCGCGCGCTACGGCATGGGCGGGCTGCGCCGCGGCAAGCGGATCGACTACACGGTCGCCACGAACTGGAAGATGCTGGCCGAGAACTACTCGGAGTGCTACCACTGCGCCCTGATCCACCCCGAGCTGAACAAGGTCTCGCACTACACCAGCGGCGAGACCGACCTGGTCAACCAGGCCACCGTCGGGGGCTGGATGGACCTGCGCAAGGACGAGTACCAGACCATGTCGCTCTCCGGCAAGAGCAACCGGCCGCCGTTCAAGGGGATCACCCCCGAGGATCACCGGCGGATCCACTATTACATCGTCTATCCGAACATGCTCCTGAGCCTGCACCCGGACTATGTGATGACCCATACCATCTGGCCGGACGGGACGGGGCGGAGCGAGATCGTCTGCGAGTTCCTGTTCGACCGGGACGAGGTCGCGAAGCCGGGCTTCGACCCGTCCGACGCCGTGGACTTCTGGGATCTGACCAACCGGCAGGACTGGAAGGTGTGCGAGCTGGCCTACAAGGGAACGCAGTCGGGCGGGTACACCAAGGGGCGCCTGAGCTCCCTCGAGTGGATGGTGCACATCTTCGACAACTTCGTCGCGGATCGTCTGGCCGGCAGGACCGAGCCGACTCTCCGTCGGACCGGCTCTTAG
- a CDS encoding SUF system Fe-S cluster assembly protein: MSEAEKGTDVPLDGLKPPEEIRQRVIEALQTCFDPEIPVNIYELGLVYGIDVDEGKGEVKLQMTLTSPACPVAGSLPPEVEAKIRAIPGVNQARVDVVWDPPWTPEKMSEAAKLTLGML, translated from the coding sequence ATGAGCGAAGCCGAGAAGGGCACGGACGTCCCCCTGGACGGCCTCAAGCCGCCCGAGGAGATCCGCCAACGAGTCATCGAGGCCCTGCAGACCTGCTTCGATCCCGAGATCCCCGTCAATATCTACGAGCTCGGGCTGGTCTACGGCATCGACGTGGACGAGGGGAAGGGGGAGGTGAAGCTCCAGATGACCCTGACGTCCCCGGCCTGCCCGGTGGCGGGATCGCTGCCGCCCGAGGTCGAGGCCAAGATCCGCGCCATCCCCGGCGTCAACCAGGCCAGGGTCGACGTCGTCTGGGATCCCCCGTGGACTCCCGAGAAGATGTCCGAGGCGGCGAAGCTCACGCTCGGGATGCTCTAG
- a CDS encoding SUF system NifU family Fe-S cluster assembly protein: MNAPDLGDLYQEVILDHNRQPRNFGTLPGANRVAEGFNPLCGDRVTVELRMEDGILKDVRFQGSGCAISKASASMMTESMKGRTRAEAEALFQQFHRLLTGEPAAPDEAALGKLVVFSGVKEFPVRVKCATLAWHTLRSALENGRGIATTE, encoded by the coding sequence GTGAACGCGCCGGACCTGGGGGATCTCTACCAGGAGGTCATCCTCGACCACAACCGGCAGCCGCGCAATTTCGGGACGCTGCCCGGGGCGAACCGCGTGGCGGAGGGGTTCAATCCGCTGTGCGGCGACCGCGTGACGGTGGAACTTCGAATGGAGGACGGCATCCTGAAGGACGTCCGCTTTCAGGGATCGGGCTGCGCCATCTCCAAGGCGTCCGCGTCGATGATGACGGAGAGCATGAAGGGCAGGACGCGCGCCGAGGCCGAGGCGCTGTTCCAGCAGTTCCACCGCCTGCTGACGGGGGAGCCGGCGGCGCCGGACGAGGCGGCGCTGGGAAAGCTCGTGGTGTTCTCGGGAGTCAAGGAGTTTCCCGTGCGGGTCAAGTGCGCGACGCTCGCTTGGCACACGTTGCGGTCCGCCCTCGAAAACGGGCGCGGGATCGCGACCACGGAGTGA
- a CDS encoding cysteine desulfurase, with amino-acid sequence MTAPADLRAPRPRGGADLRGAPGPFDVGRVRRDFPILDQKVFGKPLIYLDNAATAQKPRAVLDALARYYTQDNSNIHRGLHQLSERATAAYEEARSKVRRFVNAERDAEIVFVRGTTEAINLVAQSCGRARVGPGDEVLITAMEHHSNIVPWQMLCEEKGARLRVAPIGDDGELLTGEFEKLLGPRTRLVSMAHVSNALGTINPVKRLVEMAHRHGALVLLDGAQAAPHLTIDVRDLDCDFYALSGHKVFGPTGIGVLYGRERLLEEMPPWQGGGDMIASVTFEKTIYNRLPHKFEAGTPHIAGVIGLGAALDYLESIDRAACRAHEDDVLAHATRSIAALPRVRLVGTAREKTGVLSFVVDGVHPHDIGTILDREGIAIRAGHHCAQPLMDRFGVPATARASFALYNTREEVDALAAGVRRVLEVFR; translated from the coding sequence ATGACGGCCCCGGCCGACCTGCGCGCCCCGCGGCCTCGCGGCGGCGCGGATCTCCGCGGCGCGCCGGGGCCGTTCGACGTGGGGCGCGTGCGCCGGGACTTCCCGATCCTCGATCAGAAGGTGTTCGGGAAGCCGCTGATCTATCTCGACAACGCCGCCACGGCGCAGAAGCCGCGGGCCGTCCTCGACGCCCTCGCGCGCTACTACACGCAGGACAACTCCAACATCCACCGCGGCCTGCACCAGCTGAGCGAGCGGGCGACCGCCGCCTACGAGGAGGCGCGGTCGAAGGTGCGGCGCTTCGTCAACGCGGAGCGCGACGCCGAGATCGTCTTCGTGCGCGGCACGACCGAGGCGATCAACCTGGTGGCGCAGAGCTGCGGCCGGGCTCGCGTCGGGCCGGGGGACGAGGTGCTCATCACCGCGATGGAGCACCACTCGAACATCGTGCCCTGGCAGATGCTGTGCGAGGAGAAGGGGGCGCGCCTGCGCGTCGCCCCGATAGGCGACGACGGGGAACTACTGACCGGCGAGTTCGAGAAGCTCCTGGGGCCGCGGACGCGCCTCGTGTCGATGGCCCACGTCTCCAACGCCCTGGGCACCATCAACCCGGTGAAGCGCCTGGTCGAGATGGCCCACCGGCACGGCGCCCTGGTGCTCCTGGACGGCGCCCAGGCCGCGCCGCACCTGACGATCGACGTGCGGGATCTCGACTGCGACTTCTACGCCCTGTCGGGGCACAAAGTGTTCGGACCGACCGGCATCGGCGTGCTGTACGGCAGGGAGCGGCTGCTCGAGGAGATGCCGCCCTGGCAGGGGGGCGGCGACATGATCGCCTCCGTCACCTTCGAGAAGACGATCTACAACCGCCTGCCCCACAAGTTCGAGGCGGGCACGCCGCACATCGCGGGGGTGATCGGCCTGGGGGCCGCCCTCGACTACCTGGAGTCGATCGATCGCGCGGCCTGCCGGGCCCACGAGGACGACGTCCTCGCCCATGCCACGCGGTCGATCGCCGCGCTGCCGCGGGTGCGGCTCGTGGGCACCGCCCGGGAGAAGACCGGCGTCCTGTCGTTCGTCGTCGACGGGGTCCACCCGCACGACATCGGCACCATCCTGGACCGCGAGGGGATTGCCATCCGCGCGGGGCACCACTGCGCGCAGCCGCTGATGGATCGCTTCGGCGTGCCGGCGACCGCGCGCGCCTCGTTCGCCCTGTACAACACGCGGGAGGAGGTCGACGCACTCGCCGCGGGGGTCCGCCGGGTCCTGGAGGTGTTCCGGTGA
- the sufD gene encoding Fe-S cluster assembly protein SufD yields the protein MAERSLLDEAKERYLGDFARLEVESPAHRRSWTQDLRRGALGRFAAAGFPTPRQEEWRKTGILPILKVPFMTESAGTANGFTADEIGRYTFEPWECTHLVFVNGHYAAKLSRLRPLPAGVVIEPLSAALESRRDEIEPHLGRHAGVEGHPFAALNTAFMQDGVFVRIPDGVVVEEPIHLLFITAAAGRPVVSYPRNLVLAGKGSRAALIESYVGPRHDQYFTDAVTEIVAGEDAAVDHYKLQRESGRAFHVARVQADLGRYARVASWNISLGAELARSDTHVLLGADGGEVRLDGLYITGGSQHVDNHTLIDHASPHCTSHELYKGVLDDRSRGVFDGTIIVRQDAQKSDAHQTNRNLLVSEEALVDSTPRLQILADDVKCTHGATIGQIDEDAMFYLRTRALSEETARNLLIQAFVSEVIRGMRIEPLRAGLECLLFTRLRKGHGAGVEP from the coding sequence ATGGCCGAACGGAGCCTGCTGGACGAAGCGAAGGAGCGCTACCTGGGGGACTTCGCGCGCCTCGAGGTGGAGTCGCCCGCGCACCGGCGCTCCTGGACTCAGGATCTGCGGCGGGGTGCTCTGGGGCGCTTCGCGGCCGCCGGCTTCCCCACACCTCGCCAGGAGGAGTGGCGCAAGACCGGCATCCTGCCGATCCTGAAGGTCCCGTTCATGACGGAGTCGGCCGGCACCGCCAACGGCTTCACGGCCGACGAGATCGGGCGGTACACCTTCGAGCCCTGGGAGTGCACGCACCTGGTCTTCGTCAACGGGCACTATGCCGCGAAGCTGTCGCGCCTGCGGCCGCTTCCCGCCGGCGTCGTGATCGAGCCGCTGTCGGCGGCGCTCGAGTCGCGGCGGGACGAGATCGAGCCCCACCTGGGGCGCCACGCCGGCGTCGAGGGGCACCCGTTCGCGGCGCTCAACACCGCGTTCATGCAGGACGGCGTGTTCGTCCGGATCCCGGACGGTGTCGTGGTCGAGGAGCCGATTCACCTCCTGTTCATCACCGCCGCGGCGGGCCGGCCGGTGGTGTCGTACCCGCGCAACCTGGTCCTGGCCGGCAAGGGGAGCCGCGCCGCGCTGATCGAGAGCTACGTCGGGCCGCGCCACGATCAGTACTTCACCGACGCGGTGACCGAGATCGTCGCGGGGGAGGACGCCGCCGTCGATCACTACAAGCTGCAGCGCGAGAGCGGGCGCGCCTTCCACGTCGCCCGCGTGCAGGCCGACCTGGGGCGGTATGCCCGGGTGGCCTCCTGGAACATCTCCCTGGGCGCGGAGCTGGCGCGCAGCGACACGCACGTCCTCCTCGGCGCGGACGGCGGCGAGGTGAGGCTGGACGGGCTGTACATCACCGGCGGATCGCAGCACGTCGACAACCACACGCTGATCGATCATGCCAGCCCGCACTGCACCAGCCACGAGCTGTACAAGGGGGTCCTGGACGACCGCTCGCGCGGCGTGTTCGACGGGACGATCATCGTGCGCCAGGACGCCCAGAAGAGCGACGCCCACCAGACGAACAGGAACCTGCTGGTCTCGGAGGAGGCCCTGGTCGACTCGACGCCGCGCCTCCAGATCCTCGCCGACGACGTCAAGTGCACGCACGGCGCGACCATCGGCCAGATCGACGAGGATGCGATGTTCTATCTCAGGACCCGCGCCCTCAGCGAGGAGACCGCCCGCAACCTGCTCATCCAGGCGTTCGTCAGCGAGGTGATCCGCGGGATGCGGATCGAGCCGCTGCGCGCCGGGCTGGAGTGCCTGCTGTTCACCAGGCTCCGCAAGGGGCACGGCGCCGGGGTGGAGCCATGA
- the sufC gene encoding Fe-S cluster assembly ATPase SufC yields MLQIRDLHARAGGKDILKGIDLEVRAGEVHAIMGPNGSGKSTLANVLAGRETVEVTRGGVQYRDKDLLAMPPEERAWEGVFLAFQYPVEIPGVSTMYLLKAGLNAIRKHRGLPELDAIEFLAMIKEKMKLVEIDQSFLNRAVNEGFSGGEKKRNEILQMAVLDPALSILDETDSGLDIDALRVVANGVNALRSKDRSMLVITHYQRLLNYIVPDRVHVLSNGRIVRSGGKELALELESKGYAGIEGQAAGAPAGARPTA; encoded by the coding sequence ATGCTTCAGATCCGGGATCTGCACGCGCGGGCGGGCGGCAAGGACATCCTGAAGGGGATCGACCTGGAGGTCCGCGCGGGCGAAGTGCACGCCATCATGGGGCCGAACGGCTCGGGCAAGAGCACGCTCGCCAACGTCCTGGCCGGGCGCGAGACCGTCGAGGTCACGCGGGGCGGGGTGCAGTACCGGGACAAGGACCTCCTCGCCATGCCCCCGGAGGAGCGCGCCTGGGAAGGGGTGTTCCTCGCCTTCCAGTATCCGGTCGAGATCCCGGGCGTGAGCACGATGTACCTGCTCAAGGCCGGGCTGAACGCCATCCGCAAGCACCGCGGGCTGCCGGAGCTGGACGCCATCGAGTTCCTGGCGATGATCAAGGAGAAGATGAAGCTGGTGGAGATCGATCAGAGCTTCCTCAACCGGGCGGTGAACGAGGGGTTCTCCGGCGGGGAGAAGAAGCGCAACGAGATCCTGCAGATGGCGGTCCTGGACCCGGCCCTGTCCATCCTCGACGAGACCGACAGCGGTCTCGACATCGACGCGCTCAGGGTGGTGGCGAACGGCGTGAACGCGCTGCGCTCCAAGGACCGCTCGATGCTGGTGATCACGCACTACCAGCGCCTTCTGAACTACATCGTGCCCGACCGGGTGCACGTCCTGTCGAACGGCCGCATCGTGCGGTCGGGGGGCAAGGAGCTGGCGCTCGAGCTCGAGTCGAAGGGGTACGCCGGGATCGAAGGGCAGGCCGCGGGCGCCCCCGCCGGCGCCCGGCCGACCGCCTGA
- the sufB gene encoding Fe-S cluster assembly protein SufB, giving the protein MAPRSAKALEDLTKGEYKYGFVTDIEAETVPRGLNEEIIRAISAKKNEPPFMLEWRLKAYRHWLTMTEPTWANVHYPKIDYQDIIYYSAPKLKKQVSSLEEIDPELLKTYEKLGISLGEQKRLSGVAVDAVFDSVSVATTFKDKLKELGIIFCSFSEAVLEHPDLVQRYLGSVVPHNDNFFAALNSAVFSDGSFAYIPKGVRCPMELSTYFRINAADTGQFERTLIIADEGATVSYLEGCTAPMRDTNQLHAAVVELVALKDATLKYSTVQNWYPGDKQGKGGIYNFVTKRGKCLGQNSKISWTQVETGSAITWKYPSCILQGDNSIGEFYSVAVTNNYQQADTGTKMIHIGRNTRSTIISKGISAGHGQNTYRGMVKIMKGAAGARNYSQCDSLLMGSTCGAHTFPYIEVKNSTAKLEHEASTSKIGEDQLFYCRQRGLKPEDAVSMIVNGFCKEVFRELPMEFAVEAQKLLGVSLEGSVG; this is encoded by the coding sequence ATGGCCCCCCGCTCGGCCAAGGCGCTCGAAGACCTCACGAAAGGGGAGTACAAGTACGGCTTCGTCACCGACATCGAAGCCGAGACGGTGCCGCGCGGGCTCAACGAGGAGATCATCCGCGCCATCTCGGCCAAGAAGAACGAGCCCCCGTTCATGCTGGAGTGGCGGCTGAAGGCGTACCGGCACTGGCTGACGATGACCGAGCCCACCTGGGCGAACGTCCATTACCCGAAGATCGACTACCAGGACATCATCTATTACTCCGCCCCGAAGCTGAAGAAGCAGGTGTCGAGCCTCGAGGAGATCGATCCCGAGCTCCTGAAGACCTACGAGAAGCTGGGGATCTCCCTGGGGGAGCAGAAGCGGCTGTCCGGGGTGGCGGTGGACGCGGTGTTCGACAGCGTCTCGGTGGCGACGACGTTCAAGGACAAGCTCAAGGAGCTCGGGATCATCTTCTGCTCGTTCTCCGAGGCGGTCCTGGAGCACCCGGACCTGGTGCAGAGGTACCTCGGGTCGGTGGTGCCGCACAACGACAACTTCTTCGCGGCGCTCAACTCGGCGGTGTTCAGCGACGGATCGTTCGCCTACATCCCGAAAGGGGTGCGCTGCCCCATGGAGCTGTCGACCTACTTCCGCATCAACGCCGCCGACACCGGCCAGTTCGAGCGCACGCTCATCATCGCGGACGAGGGGGCCACGGTCTCCTACCTCGAGGGGTGCACGGCGCCGATGCGCGACACCAACCAGCTGCACGCCGCGGTCGTCGAGCTGGTCGCCCTGAAGGACGCCACACTCAAGTACTCGACCGTGCAGAACTGGTACCCCGGGGACAAGCAGGGGAAGGGGGGCATCTACAACTTCGTCACGAAGCGCGGCAAGTGCCTGGGCCAGAACTCGAAGATCTCCTGGACCCAGGTCGAGACCGGCTCGGCCATCACGTGGAAGTACCCCTCCTGCATCCTGCAGGGGGACAACTCCATCGGCGAGTTCTACTCGGTCGCGGTGACCAACAACTACCAGCAGGCCGACACCGGCACCAAGATGATCCACATCGGCCGGAACACCAGGAGCACGATCATCTCGAAGGGGATCTCGGCCGGCCACGGCCAGAACACGTACCGCGGCATGGTGAAGATCATGAAGGGGGCCGCCGGGGCGCGCAACTACTCGCAGTGCGACTCGCTCCTGATGGGGAGCACCTGCGGCGCCCACACCTTCCCCTACATCGAGGTCAAGAACAGCACGGCGAAGCTCGAGCACGAGGCGTCGACGTCCAAGATCGGCGAGGACCAGCTGTTCTACTGCCGGCAGCGCGGCCTCAAGCCGGAGGACGCCGTCTCGATGATCGTCAACGGCTTCTGCAAGGAGGTCTTCCGCGAGCTGCCGATGGAGTTCGCGGTGGAGGCGCAGAAGCTCCTCGGCGTCAGCCTCGAGGGCAGCGTCGGCTGA
- a CDS encoding Rrf2 family transcriptional regulator produces MKVTAQEEYGLRCILHIARRQASGPAAPVTLGEIAREEGLTVPHVAKLIRTLRKAGLVKSVLGRMGGYSLTRSAGQTSVAEVLAALGGGRLYDTDYCERHSGDRKICTHMGDCSIRSLWGVLEVLLDRVLRRTMLSELVSTEKKMHAVLDERAPVACASGAAANHCVDCGQGGR; encoded by the coding sequence GTGAAAGTCACCGCCCAGGAAGAATACGGACTCAGGTGCATCCTGCACATCGCCCGCCGCCAGGCGAGCGGCCCGGCCGCGCCGGTCACCCTTGGCGAGATCGCCAGGGAAGAGGGGCTGACCGTGCCGCACGTGGCGAAGCTCATCCGCACCCTGCGCAAGGCGGGGCTGGTCAAGAGCGTCCTCGGACGGATGGGGGGCTACTCCCTGACGCGAAGCGCCGGCCAGACCAGCGTGGCCGAGGTCCTGGCGGCGCTCGGCGGCGGCCGGCTGTACGACACGGACTACTGCGAGAGGCATTCCGGGGATCGCAAGATCTGCACCCACATGGGGGACTGCTCCATCCGCTCCCTGTGGGGCGTCCTGGAGGTGCTGCTCGACAGGGTCCTGCGCCGGACCATGCTCTCCGAGCTCGTCAGCACGGAGAAGAAGATGCACGCGGTCCTCGACGAAAGGGCGCCGGTCGCCTGCGCCTCGGGGGCCGCGGCGAACCACTGCGTCGACTGCGGGCAGGGAGGCCGGTGA